One genomic window of Anser cygnoides isolate HZ-2024a breed goose chromosome 11, Taihu_goose_T2T_genome, whole genome shotgun sequence includes the following:
- the MAPK6 gene encoding mitogen-activated protein kinase 6, protein MAEKFESLMNIHGFDLGSRYMDLKPLGCGGNGLVFSAVDNDCDKRVAVKKIVLTDPQSVKHALREIKIIRRLDHDNIVKVFEILGPSGSQLTDDVGSLTELNCVYIVQEYMETDLANLLEQGPLLEDHARLFMYQLLRGLKYIHSANVLHRDLKPANLFINTEDLVLKIGDFGLARIMDPHYSHKGHLSEGLVTKWYRSPRLLLSPNNYTKAIDMWAAGCIFAEMLTGKTLFAGAHELEQMQLILESIPVVHEEDRQELLNVIPVYIRNDMTEPHKPLTQLLPGISPEALDFLEQILTFSPMDRLTAEEALSHPYMSIYSFPTDEPISSHPFHIEDEVDDILLMDESHSHIYNWERYHESQFSDHDWPIHNNYEADEVQRDPRALSDVTDEEEVQVDPRKYLDGDREKYLEDPAFDTHFSTEPCWQYSDHHENKYCDLECSHTCNYKMRSSSYLDNLVWRDSEVNHYYEPKLIIDLSNWKEQSKEKSDKKGKSKCEKNGLVKAQIALEEASQQLVEKEREKNQGFDFDSFIAETIQLSLQHESTDVDKLNDLNSSVSQMELKGLISKSVSREKQEKGMANLAQLEALYQTSWDSQFVSSGEECFLIDQFCCEVRKDEHVEKENTYTSYLDKFFSKKEDAEMLEPEPVEEGKPGEKEREESFLSNSGELLFNKHLEAIGIPQFHSPVGSPLKSIQATLTPSAMKSSPQIPHKTYSSILKHLN, encoded by the exons atggcagaaaaattTGAAAGTCTCATGAACATTCATGGTTTTGATCTGGGCTCTCGGTATATGGACTTAAAACCACTGGGCTGTGGTGGAAATGGCTTAGTTTTTTCTGCTGTCGACAATGACTGTGACAAAAGAGTGGCTGTCAAGAAAATTGTCCTTACAGATCCCCAGAGTGTTAAACATGCTCTACGTGAGATCAAAATTATTCGAAGACTTGACCATGATAACATTGTTAAAGTATTTGAAATTCTTGGTCCTAGTGGAAGCCAGTTAACAGATGACGTGGGCTCCCTTACAGAATTGAACTGTGTTTACATTGTCCAGGAATACATGGAGACAGATCTGGCTAATCTGCTAGAGCAAGGCCCTTTACTGGAAGATCATGCCAGACTTTTCATGTACCAGCTGCTACGTGGGCTCAAGTATATTCACTCTGCAAATGTTCTGCATAGAGATCTCAAACCAGCTAATCTTTTCATTAATACTGAAGACTTGGTGCTGAAGATTGGTGACTTTGGTCTTGCACGAATCATGGATCCTCATTATTCCCACAAG ggCCATCTTTCTGAAGGATTGGTTACTAAATGGTACAGATCACCCCGTCTTTTGCTTTCGCCTAACAACTACACTAAAGCCATTGACATGTGGGCTGCAGGTTGCATCTTTGCTGAAATGCTGACTGGGAAGACCCTCTTTGCAG GTGCACATGAACTTGAACAGATGCAGTTGATTCTAGAATCAATTCCTGTTGTACATGAGGAGGACCGTCAGGAGCTTCTCAACGTAATTCCAGTTTACATTAGAAATGATATGACTGAGCCACACAAACCTTTAACTCAGTTGCTTCCAGGCATTAGTCCCGAAG cactGGACTTTCTGGAGCAAATTTTGACATTTAGTCCCATGGATCGATTGACAGCAGAAGAAGCTTTGTCCCATCCTTATATGAGCATTTATTCCTTTCCAACGGATGAGCCTATTTCAAGTCATCCTTTTCACATTGAAGATGAGGTAGATGATATTCTGCTGATGGATGAAAGTCACAGCCATATTTATAATTGGGAAAG ATACCATGAGAGTCAGTTTTCAGACCATGACTGGCCTATTCATAATAACTATGAAGCTGATGAAGTTCAGCGTGATCCAAGGGCTCTTTCTGATGTTACTGATGAGGAAGAAGTTCAAGTAGATCCTCGCAAATATTTGGATGGAGATCGTGAAAAGTATCTGGAGGATCCTGCTTTTGACACCCACTTCTCTACTGAGCCTTGCTGGCAGTATTCAGATCaccatgaaaacaaatactgtgATCTAGAATGTAGTCACACTTGTAATTACAAAATGAGGTCATCTTCATACCTAGATAATTTAGTTTGGCGAGACAGTGAAGTTAACCATTACTATGAGCCCAAGCTTATTATAGATCTTTCAAACTGGAAGgaacagagcaaagaaaagtCTGATAAGAAAGGCAAGTCTAAATGTGAAAAGAATGGATTGGTGAAAGCTCAGATAGCGCTTGAGGAAGCATCACAGCAACTtgttgaaaaagaaagggagaagaatcAAGGATTTGACTTTGATTCATTCATAGCAGAAACTATTCAGCTTAGTTTACAACACGAGTCTACTGATGTTGATAAATTAAATGACTTGAATAGCTCGGTATCTCAAATGGAGTTGAAAGGATTAATATCAAAGTCAGTaagcagagagaagcaggaGAAAGGAATGGCTAATTTGGCACAGTTAGAAGCTCTGTACCAAACTTCTTGGGACAGTCAGTTTGTAAGTAGTGGGGAGGAGTGCTTCCTCATAGACCAGTTTTGTTGTGAAGTAAGGAAAGATGAACACgttgagaaagaaaatacttacaCCAGTTATTTGGACAAATTTTTTAGTAAGAAAGAAGATGCTGAAATGCTAGAACCTGAGCCAGTAGAAGAGGGGAAgcctggggagaaggaaagagaagagagcttTCTTAGTAACAGTGGAGAACTCCTCTTCAACAAACATCTTGAGGCGATAGGTATTCCTCAGTTTCATAGCCCTGTTGGTTCGCCACTGAAATCAATACAGGCCACGTTAACGCCTTCTGCTATGAAATCGTCTCCCCAGATTCCCCACAAAACATACAGCAGCATTCTGAAACATCTAAATTAA